aaaaaaatatatccgatctcaaaaaacatttaagtaatCATAAGATAAGTGTAAATAATTTACAGATTCGTCAGTATATGCAGTGATCAATATTATTGAAGATTTAACTGTCATTGCTTTCCAATATGTAAGATTGTAATTTAAtctcaaattgaatattttcagaggtCTTAATCTTCTTTACatatagcaattaaaaaacagtattacgcgaacttttgaaatgtttaattgcttgtttattgttcttcattatcttaattcattattataatagaaagtttaatatgtaatatattaaatttagttattgaagaaaaatctaccaaaaaaacctatttttttagaaatttgttgatATGAAGTTAAAAGTTGGCATCCCTGGTAAGAATTCATGAATAATTGCTCTCTCATTCAGGATACAAACACAGACACAACTCGCTCAATTTTTCCGTTTCTTCCCTGTGCTTTGTTATCCCCCTTCACCTAGCACTTTTAAGCACGCAGAAGCACACGCTGCCGCACAGTGCAAATGTGCTGAGTTTGCCCATCACTATACTAAAGcgataaaatatagaaaatagcTGTTTTCTGTGAGTAAAAACTACGTACATTTACAAATTGattaataagtaataaaaacatttattattattattatttttttttttgatacaaataaagtaaataaaaaggaTTAATAAATGTTACTCAGCACttacaacattttcaaaaaactaacaTAAATGACAATTGGTACATCATTTCTTAAAGCTATAAATTCTTCAGCCTTATATGTGTAAGAATATCTGACGATAGTTACTTGAAGTCTACTATGAACAAAACAACGAAagctttttgtgtatttttcattaaaacggATCTTCTAGAAGAGCGTTGGACAATCTTTCTCTCAGGTGcacttttaaaattaacaaCATAAATTCAATACTAAGTTTAgaagaaaatgtttaatttaggAAATAGGAATAGAAATCATGACAACGTTTCATTTCTCATTGCATGGCCACCCGTATaaaagtttattaatttttgtgggaTTTGGGCTCCTCAATTTTGTTTCTGATaatgtattcattttttctCGGTAAATGTACTGTGACtctgtatttaattttgaatttactttaatgcaagtttattttaattaatttatttcacttgGTTATACTTAACTTCCTTtgatagcatttttttattttaatttattttattttacttcaacttattttagtttaaattattttctttattttatttaatgtgtttgaatttaattttttttcattcattttatttagttaattatttaaattcatcGTATTccagttttaattaatttactttcgttcattttaatttaatttattttattttaagttaatttttttactttccttaatttaatttaatttacttaactttaaggtatttattattttttattttattttatgctaatttttaataattactttgtttttatttcattttacttaactttatttttatttaacttattatattattgacttaattttttctttttaatttaatttattttatttcacttcatttaaatttttatgaatttaattttaattttaatttttactacaatataattttttggttttactttattttaagttaatttttatttaattttaatttaatttactgtaattcattctattttattttaaactgatttttttttactttatttaattttatttcaattcaatttgatttggttggttggtttaagggtgaccccgcatcggagtgccacatagaccacaagttgggtccgttgtgttgccctagagctcattattttaaatgatttccccacctaaccgagatttttattgtagatctttgtcaaagatattaattcgtttcgagaatttgatgagagattcgattctcaggtccgagagtactgaaagattgtcaattgttggagagcctagaagagcgagtcgacttctggctagatcgggacaactgcacagcaaatgtctgctcgatacttcctcatcttcgtcctcgcagtatctgcacaggtcgttttgaggaaccccgagccgacgtgcgtgagtgcccaaaaggcagtggccggtgataagagatattatatgccttagttcgtgtttcgaaagacttataagggtttttgtctgtttcagattgtaggatggccagatttgtctggtcgtaacgcaagtagtttccactcgccacctcggatcagcaatgctgtgaaatcaatttgatttactttattttatttattactctttttttattttacttccttttatttattttaatttaatttattttattttaaaatgttttttattctaatttgtcttatttcattttatttaaattgaatttattttatttgaaattattttttttattttaatttatcttatttcattttattttacttcctcttaatatattttattttattttaatttagtaacatttttttattttaatttcattttttttacttgattttaatttaatttattgtattttaaattatttgttattttaatgtatcttatttcattttattttacttcgatttaatttattttattttactttattttaatttaattttattttattgaacgcAGGTAGTTCATAAAAAGTCATCACAGTTTTAGCCTCTAAAATCTGTCCTCcgtatttaaataaacatttttccttaaataaatttgtttgcccGACCTCTAtctttgataaaaatatattttttgtcgcATGCGATTTCCTATCAAATACCAATGCATACCATGCacgtatgtaatatatatgctGATTGGTGGGTGATTGCAAGTATGACATATTTGTacccatatgtatgtaagtctgtgtgtgtataaaataaaattctccCTTGCGGTGACATCTTGATTTAACAGCTTGAAAGACAGTTCGTTTTTAATTTCAGCCTCAATTTGACAAGGCAATTCTGAGAGAGTGACACTCCTGTGAAAGAGAGCGAACAGTTATTAAGTTTTCGCAAAATAAATGTGGCattaaatataaacatatgtaagtatatttagTAGTATTGATTTTAGTAAATAGTTGTAGAGCAAATGAgctttaattaataattgaagTGGATAAATTTGATTGGTGATGGCGTATGAAGCCAATGAATCGCGAGTCATTTATCTGCAGCGCTCATACTTGATGGTGCATTTTAGCACACCAAATTCAGTATTCAGAAAGTTGGGATCAATAAACCGCTGCTTCAAGAAGGCTCTTTAGCAGCAATGATTTTTTCGGTATTTTAATTTGTCTCAAGACTATCTCTTTTGCTCGCTCTAAATACGAAAATGTCGCTTAATCATACGGCTTAAACTTTGGCTAATCACAAATGAGCTTCATTGCTAAGCACGATTTCACAGGTACTAAACTCTGAAAGTTTCACGCGCAGAATTTCACGATTTCCAAATGTTGTACAACTCCATTTCTCTGCAtacaagtaatttttatttatatgtgagagtaataattataaataaccaaTACGCTAAAATTTAACAAGAGCGCTGGCTTCCAAGGCCTTTGGCTCATACAAGTAATTAATTGCCAGCATTTACTGAGCAGTCATGTGCCTACTTGGATAGCTGATATGATGGATGACGccttgcaaaaaacaaaaacgaaacttTAAAGTAAAgccaattctcaaaaaaattatacgagTATGCTGTCATTAAATACCAGTCATCGTTCACCAAGTTACAAGCGCTCTTGCTCTTCTTCAACTTTGCTGGGTCATCGAATACATGAAAAATGCGACAAGTCCCAAAAGTGCATAGTTCGTTAATTATTCGAAACTATCGACAACCCCTTTGTGCGTGTATTCCCTTTGGGTTGGTAGCGTAGTGTCTTAAAATGTCAAAAGTAGCTTCTGCTTTTCCTCGGAGAAGCACAAGCAAGCAtttcaaaaccattttcaacGTTCAAGCGAAGAGTGCTGGACTTCGGTACAAATTTTTACCtaataaaatgaatttgcatttcaaTTTTCAACTACGGCTCCTCTTGCTCAATTGGATCTGCTCACATTCACCGGTGTTTGTGCGTTCATGGGAAGTGGAGTTTAATCGAAATTTCCTCTGCACATTGGGCAAGATCATACGTGTGCAAGAGATGATTTGGTTCGTAAGCGACCAAATGAATGCAACGAATAGCGCAGGATGCCAGGAGCTGATTATATCGATGTACAAGTGCCTTGGCCTCACACAGTCAATTTTGAGCAATCGCACCGATATCCGTTTCATACAATCCGAAAATAAGAAACACGCACTGAGTGTTGTCTTCACTACCACACCGGAAGATCCCATCTTGCATGTGCACGACCTTGCTTTGCGTGGACGCCATTTTTACATCAGTTTGTTAATCGCGGTGAATATAGTGCACGATTTCAAAGTGGTAGAGCAATTCTTATTGGGCTTGAACAAACGTCATTTCCATTCGTCTTTGTTATATTTCTATACTTCAAACCGAACAAATGAACTTTTCGGGAATAATATGTATCCGGAGGTGAAACCTGAAAATCGCTCGAACTACTTGGAAGAAATACGCCAATTATTGAACAAGACTTTAGCTGGTGGTGCTGATATGCTGGGTTACAAAATGTATACGCCGCTACGACAAGATTTGCCACATGTCTTCGGGTATGTGAATGCAAGCGGCCAAATCAACTGGCGCGGTGCAGCCTATAATTTATTGGAGGTATTCACGAATTACTGCAATAGTTCCTTGATTGAGTACGAAATGCCCAAGGACCGGTTGGGTGGCGACGTTATCGATATGAAGGCGGCGCTTGAATTGATACGTAGGAGCAAGGTGGCTGTAATGGCACACGCTTACGCGTTATTCCAGGAGGACGATGAGCTTAGTAAGAGTTATCCGCTCAAGGTGGTGCGCTGGTGTCTCATGGTTCCCGTTTGGAATAGCGCTACAACAATGCTTTATCCCGTGGAACCATTCGACAATTGGACTTGGTTTGGTATTGTTGGTGTTTTTGGCGCACTCGTGGTCACGAAGTGTCTGTGGTGCTGTTGGCAGGGTACACATCAGTTGGCGACACGCTTAGGTGAAAGCGTTTTGAATAGCTTCTGCTTGAGTATTGGCATTGGCACGCCCAACGTTTTTGGTGCGCCCTCTGTAGTGGATTTCTTGATTTTCGCTTGCATTTTCTTCTATGGCTTCTTTCTCACATCCAACTACACCTCTCTACTGGGCAGCATTTTTACAGTCACTTTATTTCGCGCACAAATCAACACAATGGATGATCTCATCAGCGCGAACATATCGGTGATGATTATCGATTATGAGTTGGAGTTTTTGCATTCAAGTGGCGAGGAATTAGCGGAGAACTTCTCGCGTTTAATTCTACCAGTAGATTCGGCCACTTTTAATTTGCATCAAGTGCAGCTAAATTCAAGCTTTGCTTACTTTGTGACCGAGGAAAAGTGGCACTTTCTGGAATTGCAGCAAAAGTACCTCAAGCAAGGCATTTTCAAATTCAGCGATATTTGTTTCGGTTCCTATCACTTAACCTACCCACTGCAGACGGATTCTTTGCTCTATCGAAATCTCGAGTATTTCATATACCGCACGCATTCTTCGGGCATGTTGGACCACTACGAGAGCACAGCTTTCGATTATGCGGTCAAAGCCGGGCTCGTGAAACGCTTGGCGGCCAATTCGGAGTTCACATCGGCTGGCATGCAACACTTGGCTGTTGTCTTTTTCATGCTGTTGATTATGCTTGGCGTAAGtttcattgtttttgtaatagagCTACAATGCGCTCGtttcaaaaatgaatgaatgaattcaaTAGCATTAATTACGCAGAGCTGCGCTGCAAGATGAGGCAAAATACGCGTCAAATAGTGTGAGAGTCTAATGTGTTAGGTGTGCTGAAAGGAAAAAAAGGTGTTTGGCCcaaatttttgaagattgtaACTACTAATAGCACTTTAATATTAGTGAATAAATGtagcattttaataaaaatctcaCACCCGAAAACATGACTTTTGTTTTAATACTTAATCCTAACCTTAGCTTCTTCCTTTTAACTCAGATATAGAGTGCGCAAACTCGATCTGCGGTGCTTAACATACAATAACTCTTTTCAAAGAATTATTcaattgtgaaaattttgtgTGCTTATCGCAGAAAATTTGAGAGAAATGCGGCACCTCCAGACAAGACAATCTGTAATTTGGTGAATAATTCCTTTGAATGCGGGTCTGCAGATATTCGCCAGTGTTCCATTCGATCGACTCCAATAAAGATCGTCCCCGAACACAAGAGTTAAATGTGAGTGGCATGCCCCAAAGGACGATTATGAAGCAATTTCTTATTCGCGTTTCCAACAAAGCGCAACTTGTTTAAAGTTGCTTAAAAACGTACAAGGCACGCCGCAATATGGATACACCGTCGCAGGAATGATTGATGCCGAGGCTGGTTTTCGgaagaaaattttgatgatgCACGAAGCTCACTGGTGATGTCCATAAACAAAACTGTCGAGTTTTGACAACAGAGAACCCACACGTCATTTACAAAAACATCACTAAACGACGAGAAAGTTACTGTTTGGGCTGGAGTTTGTTCAAAACCCAGCAACAAACTCTTTTTAATTAAAGCTGGAGAAACTGACGTTGGTGCTTGCTATCATTGTATGTTGACGCTTTAATGTGTTTGCAAATGAGTGAAAAAGGTCTGACGCGCTTATATTTTCAACAACAAGAGTCCCTCGCATTCATTTGTTCTcgggccatgaggtcgaagtgtaTCTCACAATCACAAATACTGCAGCGccagagacagtgcggtaggctacACCAACTCTGAGTGCCGTTGTTCGTTGCACAACCTCCAGagctttgcgcttggctttgcagtttagcgcaTCTCCCTATACTTCACTGCCGTACAGGAGAACTGAGTTTCTGGCCGCCATgattaacctttttttgttctGTGCTGGCCCACCGATGCTTGCCATTAATTTCCCGTGAcgtttgctgctttggtagtcgcatgccgtatctgggtCCACAAAGTAAGcttgcagtcaagttgaatacccaggtatttcactactttttgggtcactaggGACGTATCGTCTACTTTCgtgctgacctcgagtggcatgtgacctcAAGTCATCAGGATGACTTCAGTCTTATATTTGGCGAGTGGAAGTTATATTCGTTTGCCTGCCCGGCATTCATTAATAGTCTCGTTTATTATTAAACCCAACGATTAGCCAGCCCCTTAAAACAATATTCTCTAAGTAACCTTTTTAGTACAACtgatattttgttattaatgtaataataataattgcttTATTTCCTTTATAATTATTACTTAGTCATAATAATTGTATttgttgataaataaaaaataaaaaaatacctggAAGCTTAAGCTACGAAACTCGTGTAATTCGTGCATACGCAAGCGCTTAATTGTCTAACAGCATTTTGTTGTACGTGTGTGAGAGCGTAACGTTAGGCGGCCAAAGCCCTGTCTCTTACTTTCCTAAAGCTCAAGCACTCCACCAAGAGAACTATACAGCTTACAACAAACATTGCTATCAGcattaaaaatacaacaacCAAATGCTGCATGCCAGCCGAAGTATGGTTCGTGTTATTCGCCAAACGTTTCACGAGTCCCGCACGCGCTGCATAATCGAAAGTGTTGCGCTCGTAGTGGTCCAACATACCCGAAGAATGCATGCGAAAAATATAGTACTCCATACTGCGATGGAGGAAAGATTCTCGGTGCATAGGAAATgcaagaaaaaaggaaccgaagCAAATGTTGCTGAATTTGAAGAAACGCGGTTTATGGTACTGCTGCTGCAAATCGAGAAAGTGCCACTTTTCCTCGGTCACAAAGTAGGCATAGCTCGTATTGAAATTGTATTGATGCTCTATGAAAGTTGCAATATCCACCGGCTTGATTAAACGTGAGAAGTTTTGCGGTATTTCATCACCGGAAAGTAAAAATTCCAACTCATAATCGATAATCATCACAGAAATATTCGCCTTTATGAGATCATCCATTGTGTTGAATTGTGCGCGAAATAAATTCACTGTTAAGATGCTGCCCAGCAGTGACGTATAGTTGGCTGTAAGAAAGAAGCCATAGAAAAAGAAGGTAGTGAATATCAAAAAATCCAACACCGACGGTGCACCGAGCGTCGTGGTGGGCGCCGTTATGCCCGTACTCAAGCAGAAGCTGCGCAAAATGCTATCACTCAAACGTGCCGATAGTTGCTGGGTACCCTGCAAGCAGCACCACAAACACTGTACGACCAGCAATGCgccaaaaacacaaacaatacCACACCAAGTCAAATCGTCGAATGGCTCCAACGGATAAAACATTGTTGAAACACTATTCCAAATCGGTACCATGAGACACCAACGCACCA
The sequence above is drawn from the Anastrepha obliqua isolate idAnaObli1 chromosome 4, idAnaObli1_1.0, whole genome shotgun sequence genome and encodes:
- the LOC129245378 gene encoding uncharacterized protein LOC129245378, with product MNLHFNFQLRLLLLNWICSHSPVFVRSWEVEFNRNFLCTLGKIIRVQEMIWFVSDQMNATNSAGCQELIISMYKCLGLTQSILSNRTDIRFIQSENKKHALSVVFTTTPEDPILHVHDLALRGRHFYISLLIAVNIVHDFKVVEQFLLGLNKRHFHSSLLYFYTSNRTNELFGNNMYPEVKPENRSNYLEEIRQLLNKTLAGGADMLGYKMYTPLRQDLPHVFGYVNASGQINWRGAAYNLLEVFTNYCNSSLIEYEMPKDRLGGDVIDMKAALELIRRSKVAVMAHAYALFQEDDELSKSYPLKVVRWCLMVPVWNSATTMLYPVEPFDNWTWFGIVGVFGALVVTKCLWCCWQGTHQLATRLGESVLNSFCLSIGIGTPNVFGAPSVVDFLIFACIFFYGFFLTSNYTSLLGSIFTVTLFRAQINTMDDLISANISVMIIDYELEFLHSSGEELAENFSRLILPVDSATFNLHQVQLNSSFAYFVTEEKWHFLELQQKYLKQGIFKFSDICFGSYHLTYPLQTDSLLYRNLEYFIYRTHSSGMLDHYESTAFDYAVKAGLVKRLAANSEFTSAGMQHLAVVFFMLLIMLGVSFIVFVIELQCARFKNE
- the LOC129244311 gene encoding uncharacterized protein LOC129244311, whose product is MFSHHVRTTIITALICLTPTVQSWDRAYIKDYLLPFTQFLEPQDISWFISEQITATNYEGIQEFMLEINAHLGLAQMVLTQRTDKYLIDTEMKKSILVVVFTTSPTDPIMRVHDRALFSRHYTFNLVIMVNEISDFAVVAHFLCDLKRRHFQKAILYYRSTNGTNEVFGYTLFPEFGIKNRSNYLSELSAEFEDSKFGGMNTLGYKLRTPLRQDLPGVFHTPGGIGLSSWHGSTFSLLKVFTDFINATLINYEMPKDSAGGDLIDMKAALNLIRRDEITLLAHASGLFYEDDYISLSYPITVVRWCLMVPIWNSVSTMFYPLEPFDDLTWCGIVCVFGALLVVQCLWCCLQGTQQLSARLSDSILRSFCLSTGITAPTTTLGAPSVLDFLIFTTFFFYGFFLTANYTSLLGSILTVNLFRAQFNTMDDLIKANISVMIIDYELEFLLSGDEIPQNFSRLIKPVDIATFIEHQYNFNTSYAYFVTEEKWHFLDLQQQYHKPRFFKFSNICFGSFFLAFPMHRESFLHRSMEYYIFRMHSSGMLDHYERNTFDYAARAGLVKRLANNTNHTSAGMQHLVVVFLMLIAMFVVSCIVLLVECLSFRKVRDRALAA